Proteins encoded together in one Alteribacter keqinensis window:
- a CDS encoding methyl-accepting chemotaxis protein has protein sequence MQSLVLTDLGSVVRSQYIALSDSIRTGSLNEAYYERQTELLRSHVETLDGSFNNPEHEAMFQEFLVQYSEFEEVAERILGSAVGGSNRDAIQLTDLREEIVQNLLIFTEVIFADANEASDQVYSSLSETRLIFAISTGVALVVGLILFTLTSQAITRTLNRVVAAAESISNGNVEIEPLEVKSKDELGQLSVAINMMIEKLKSFIGEVGSMSDHVASSSEQLSASAAETSRAAEQITESIQEVAAGAESQAEVSDKNEQIVSEVTMSIEEITDNVEEVNEASLDSRKKAESGKAVIDESIEAMIRIQDITDRTSVSIQQLATKSAKIGSIVDMISGVAEQTNLLALNAAIEAARAGEHGRGFAVVADEVRKLAEQTTSSSSAIQSLITDIQSDIQASAVSMTEGYEAVAGGQTSVKQAGEVFAELDRAIEDVSAKMHSMNKAVERVSEGTEQMLLAAQESASISKESAGYSQNVASAAEEQTATMEEITASSEQLSTVAGEMQNLLQRFRNGTEEQSELADDVFHQGDEGIPGDELSKLEIKRKVN, from the coding sequence ATGCAATCACTGGTGTTAACAGATCTGGGGTCGGTTGTCCGTTCACAATACATTGCACTATCGGACAGCATCAGAACAGGATCGCTGAATGAAGCCTATTATGAGCGCCAGACGGAGTTGCTGCGTTCCCATGTGGAAACACTGGATGGATCGTTTAATAACCCTGAGCATGAAGCGATGTTTCAGGAATTTTTAGTACAGTACAGTGAATTTGAGGAAGTCGCAGAAAGAATCCTCGGGTCAGCTGTCGGCGGATCAAACCGGGATGCCATTCAGCTGACAGATTTGAGAGAAGAAATTGTACAAAACCTTCTTATATTTACTGAGGTTATTTTTGCAGATGCAAATGAGGCGTCAGATCAGGTTTACTCATCATTGAGTGAAACTCGTCTCATTTTTGCAATATCAACTGGTGTCGCCCTTGTGGTCGGCTTGATTCTGTTCACTCTCACTAGTCAGGCAATTACTAGAACCTTGAACAGAGTAGTCGCTGCTGCTGAAAGTATTTCGAACGGGAATGTAGAGATTGAGCCGCTCGAAGTAAAGTCGAAAGATGAGCTCGGTCAATTGAGTGTAGCTATCAACATGATGATTGAGAAGCTGAAGAGCTTTATCGGCGAGGTGGGCAGTATGAGTGATCATGTGGCATCCTCCTCGGAACAACTCTCTGCCAGTGCAGCGGAAACGAGCCGGGCGGCAGAACAGATTACCGAATCTATACAGGAAGTGGCTGCCGGGGCTGAGTCACAGGCGGAAGTAAGTGATAAAAACGAGCAGATCGTATCTGAAGTTACGATGAGTATAGAGGAAATTACAGATAATGTGGAAGAAGTAAATGAAGCCTCTCTTGATTCCAGAAAAAAAGCAGAGAGTGGTAAAGCTGTCATAGATGAAAGTATTGAAGCGATGATTCGCATTCAGGATATCACTGACCGTACGAGTGTATCCATTCAGCAGTTGGCTACCAAGTCTGCGAAAATCGGTTCGATTGTAGATATGATCTCAGGTGTGGCAGAGCAGACAAACCTCCTCGCTTTAAATGCAGCGATTGAGGCGGCAAGAGCCGGAGAGCATGGAAGAGGATTTGCTGTTGTTGCAGATGAAGTCAGAAAGCTGGCAGAGCAGACAACAAGTTCCTCCAGTGCAATTCAGTCTCTCATAACAGATATTCAGTCGGACATCCAAGCGTCTGCAGTTTCCATGACAGAAGGATATGAGGCTGTTGCTGGGGGACAGACTTCGGTTAAACAAGCGGGAGAGGTTTTTGCCGAGCTGGACCGGGCAATTGAAGATGTCTCAGCCAAAATGCATTCCATGAACAAAGCAGTAGAGCGGGTTTCGGAAGGGACAGAACAAATGCTTCTTGCGGCTCAGGAATCTGCCAGTATTTCAAAAGAATCGGCGGGCTATTCACAAAACGTAGCATCTGCCGCAGAGGAACAGACAGCAACCATGGAAGAGATCACTGCTTCCTCCGAGCAGCTGTCAACTGTTGCCGGTGAAATGCAGAATCTTCTTCAGCGCTTCAGGAATGGAACTGAAGAACAGTCAGAATTGGCTGACGATGTTTTTCACCAAGGTGATGAAGGAATTCCAGGAGATGAACTTAGTAAATTGGAAATAAAGAGAAAAGTAAACTGA
- a CDS encoding GNAT family N-acetyltransferase produces the protein MKIKGEQVTLRSVRATDILPLWEMMYGVKDPEWKKWDAPYFPFERPDYHSFERQQLQRVGMENNRLVIDSAGEPIGDVMYYWEHKPSKWLETGIAVYNPKYWNRGLGTEALALWIEHLFSTISLPRVGFTTWSGNPRIIRVGEKIGMKLEGRLRKVRYYNGKYYDSIRMGVLREEWADIRKKLFCLR, from the coding sequence ATGAAAATAAAAGGGGAACAAGTGACGTTGCGTTCTGTAAGAGCAACGGATATTCTCCCCTTATGGGAAATGATGTATGGAGTGAAGGATCCTGAGTGGAAAAAGTGGGATGCTCCGTATTTCCCATTTGAGAGGCCTGACTACCACTCGTTTGAGCGACAGCAACTGCAAAGGGTTGGAATGGAAAACAACCGCCTCGTTATCGATTCAGCTGGAGAACCGATCGGCGATGTGATGTACTACTGGGAGCACAAACCATCGAAGTGGCTTGAAACAGGCATTGCTGTCTACAACCCGAAATATTGGAACCGCGGCTTGGGAACAGAAGCCCTGGCTCTTTGGATTGAACACTTATTCTCCACGATCTCCCTGCCCAGAGTCGGGTTTACAACCTGGTCCGGAAATCCCCGAATCATAAGGGTTGGGGAAAAAATAGGGATGAAGCTTGAAGGTCGTTTACGGAAAGTACGATACTATAACGGAAAATATTATGATTCAATCCGTATGGGCGTACTGAGAGAGGAATGGGCTGACATTCGTAAAAAACTGTTTTGTCTGCGTTAA
- a CDS encoding homoserine dehydrogenase, whose product MSKEYQLLIIGFGTVGEGVYRTIQSKREKLSAILGREVKVPAILVKERGKSRELEDHTRVATSLEEISAGAVDLVVEATPDAETGYPYVTHFLKKGIPVVTANKELIAKKGEELFKLAEANDSDLLFEAAVAGGIPLLNTLRHTLKTNNIEQINGILNGTSNYVLTKMQNEGTSFDAALQEAQEKGYAEAVPDKDVDGWDAYYKASILSHWIYGAAPEWEEGAPAGIRSVTVEDLLLAEKATGKIKHVASLKRSGFGIQASVRPCFIFSDHHLYSVNGVDNGVHIKGSLSGDLLLQGPGAGQYPTASAVIEDVVNVLQGKNERGIQDRIIGSLDDESEPAGEYSFITGSEGILRHLRVRGIPVIAILHHPSGKHIGAAVKTDDQSLSDLHDSVSESFSVYPVLGNESEIRQNFQHDGKQNAVSF is encoded by the coding sequence GTGAGTAAGGAATATCAACTGCTGATTATTGGTTTTGGTACGGTTGGGGAAGGTGTATACCGTACTATCCAATCAAAGAGAGAAAAACTGTCAGCCATTCTGGGAAGAGAAGTGAAGGTGCCGGCTATTCTTGTCAAAGAGCGGGGTAAATCCCGTGAATTAGAAGATCATACACGGGTTGCCACGTCGCTGGAAGAAATTTCTGCCGGGGCTGTAGATCTTGTTGTTGAAGCGACCCCCGATGCCGAAACCGGTTACCCTTACGTAACTCATTTTTTAAAGAAAGGGATTCCTGTAGTTACCGCCAATAAAGAGCTTATCGCGAAAAAAGGAGAGGAACTTTTCAAACTTGCTGAAGCAAACGATTCAGACCTTTTGTTTGAAGCGGCAGTTGCCGGCGGGATCCCCCTTTTGAATACCCTTCGCCATACATTAAAAACAAACAATATCGAACAAATCAACGGCATATTAAACGGCACATCCAATTATGTTCTGACTAAAATGCAAAATGAAGGAACGAGCTTTGATGCTGCTCTTCAGGAAGCTCAGGAAAAAGGGTATGCCGAAGCTGTTCCGGATAAGGATGTAGACGGGTGGGACGCCTATTACAAAGCATCCATTCTGAGTCACTGGATTTACGGAGCAGCTCCTGAGTGGGAAGAGGGAGCACCTGCTGGTATACGGAGTGTTACGGTAGAAGATTTGCTGCTGGCAGAAAAAGCGACCGGTAAAATAAAACACGTTGCCTCACTGAAACGCTCCGGATTTGGGATACAAGCATCGGTAAGACCATGTTTTATATTCAGCGATCATCATTTATATTCCGTAAACGGTGTAGACAACGGAGTTCATATCAAAGGAAGCCTGTCAGGGGACCTTTTACTCCAAGGCCCGGGCGCAGGACAATATCCCACCGCGAGTGCCGTAATCGAAGATGTTGTCAATGTTCTTCAAGGAAAAAATGAAAGAGGGATTCAAGACCGGATAATTGGAAGTCTTGATGATGAATCAGAACCGGCAGGAGAGTATTCCTTCATTACTGGAAGTGAAGGAATTTTACGTCACCTTCGTGTAAGGGGTATTCCTGTGATCGCCATTCTTCATCATCCTTCAGGTAAACATATAGGTGCTGCTGTTAAAACCGATGATCAGTCCCTGTCAGATCTTCATGACTCGGTCAGTGAGTCATTCTCTGTGTATCCTGTTCTTGGCAATGAGAGTGAAATCAGGCAGAATTTTCAACATGATGGAAAACAGAATGCTGTTTCCTTTTAA
- the acsA gene encoding acetate--CoA ligase — MSDTTNQTVLPPEPGQKYNLQEYEEVARHFSWSEALQHLSVAPTGQWNAAYECIDRHVDEGFGGKTALLFTDGKREEYYTFSQVKEITDRYARVLIDEGVKKGSRVFIFLPKSPDCYFTILAAIKAGAIAGPLFEAFMEDAVRERMNDCEAEFLITDEELGKRVPSKELPHLKKQWTVAELENKAAGLSLISEPVVWLDEDDGMLIHYTSGSTGKPKGVLHAQRAISHQLISGKWVLDLKEDDVYWCTSHPGWVTGSVYGVFAPWLNRATVVIHGGRYDASQWYELIEKFKVTVWYSAPTAFRLLMSEGGLHADYDLSSLRHLLSVGEPLNPEVIHWAHTHLNVRIHDTWWMTETGGHLIVNFPSAVIKPGSMGRPFPGVKAGILNEKGELLPAGEVGELAIKAPWPGLMKEIWKNKDKYHSYFTEDGWYKSGDTAYQDEEGYVFFSGRNDDLINTAGERVGPFEVESKLIEHPAVAEAGVIGKPDPVRGEIIKAFVTLRNGFKAEESLINSIRYFVRRELSAHAAPREIEVVQELPKTKISGKILRRELKARELEKEEALKR, encoded by the coding sequence ATGAGCGATACAACAAATCAAACCGTCCTGCCCCCCGAGCCTGGGCAGAAGTATAACCTGCAGGAATATGAAGAAGTCGCCCGGCACTTTTCTTGGTCCGAAGCTCTTCAGCATCTTTCTGTAGCCCCGACAGGACAGTGGAATGCAGCTTATGAATGTATTGACAGACATGTTGATGAAGGATTTGGCGGCAAAACAGCACTATTATTTACAGATGGAAAAAGAGAAGAATATTATACATTTTCACAGGTGAAAGAGATTACCGACCGTTATGCAAGAGTCTTAATAGATGAGGGAGTTAAAAAAGGAAGCCGTGTATTTATCTTTTTGCCAAAATCACCGGACTGCTATTTTACTATTCTGGCAGCGATAAAAGCCGGTGCGATTGCCGGGCCTCTATTCGAAGCATTTATGGAAGATGCCGTCAGGGAAAGAATGAACGATTGTGAGGCGGAGTTTCTCATTACAGATGAAGAACTGGGAAAGCGGGTACCGTCAAAGGAGCTGCCTCACTTAAAGAAACAATGGACAGTAGCGGAATTGGAGAATAAAGCCGCCGGTCTGTCCCTGATATCCGAACCGGTCGTCTGGCTTGATGAAGACGATGGTATGCTCATTCATTATACTTCCGGGTCAACAGGGAAACCCAAAGGAGTCCTGCACGCCCAAAGAGCGATTTCCCATCAGCTCATATCGGGAAAATGGGTGCTTGATCTTAAAGAGGACGACGTTTACTGGTGTACCTCCCATCCGGGGTGGGTCACAGGAAGTGTGTACGGTGTATTTGCCCCGTGGCTCAACCGGGCCACTGTTGTCATCCACGGAGGGCGCTATGATGCCTCACAATGGTATGAACTTATTGAAAAATTCAAGGTTACTGTCTGGTACAGTGCTCCGACGGCGTTCCGTCTCCTGATGAGTGAGGGAGGACTTCATGCAGACTACGACCTGTCTTCTCTTCGTCATCTTCTGAGTGTGGGAGAGCCTTTAAACCCCGAAGTGATTCACTGGGCTCATACCCATTTGAATGTCCGTATACACGATACGTGGTGGATGACGGAAACCGGCGGACACCTCATTGTGAATTTCCCGTCGGCAGTAATTAAGCCGGGTTCTATGGGGAGACCGTTTCCAGGCGTCAAAGCAGGGATTTTGAATGAAAAAGGTGAGCTCCTGCCGGCGGGAGAAGTAGGAGAACTGGCCATCAAAGCACCATGGCCGGGATTGATGAAAGAAATATGGAAGAACAAAGATAAATATCATTCCTATTTTACAGAAGACGGCTGGTACAAGTCCGGTGATACGGCCTATCAGGATGAAGAAGGGTATGTATTTTTCAGCGGCAGAAATGATGACCTTATTAATACAGCCGGCGAACGGGTCGGTCCGTTTGAAGTGGAAAGCAAACTGATTGAACATCCGGCAGTAGCGGAGGCAGGGGTAATCGGAAAACCCGATCCGGTACGTGGGGAAATTATCAAAGCGTTCGTGACCCTGCGGAACGGTTTTAAAGCAGAGGAATCCCTGATCAATAGCATTCGCTACTTTGTAAGAAGAGAACTGTCGGCACATGCAGCCCCCCGTGAAATTGAAGTGGTCCAAGAACTTCCTAAAACTAAGATCAGCGGGAAGATACTGAGACGGGAACTGAAAGCACGGGAACTGGAGAAAGAGGAGGCGTTGAAGAGGTGA
- a CDS encoding ABC transporter ATP-binding protein → MSLQIENVSRTFNGQPAVEDVSFTAEKGEIVGLLGTSGCGKSTVLRAISGLDDLYEGTVKVNNKKSRSVNTDLGIIFQEARLMPWLNVIDNVSFGLEGPKGEKKEKARTILQQVGLGGFEKYYPKELSGGMAQRTAIARALVTEPGTLLLDEPFSALDAFTKLQLQELLLQIWQDRKPTMIIVTHDIDEALTLCDRIVLLKGQPGKVYKNIEITKARPRAKGDPELARLKESILESLEEKRTVKGA, encoded by the coding sequence ATGAGCTTACAAATTGAAAATGTCAGCCGCACATTCAATGGTCAGCCTGCTGTAGAAGATGTCTCCTTTACTGCAGAAAAGGGAGAAATTGTCGGGCTGCTTGGCACAAGCGGGTGCGGTAAAAGTACGGTACTCCGTGCTATTTCAGGACTTGATGACCTATACGAGGGAACAGTGAAAGTCAATAATAAAAAGAGCCGGTCAGTAAACACTGATCTGGGTATTATTTTTCAGGAAGCACGGTTAATGCCGTGGCTTAACGTGATAGATAATGTGAGCTTCGGACTTGAAGGTCCGAAAGGGGAAAAGAAAGAAAAGGCAAGAACGATTCTTCAGCAGGTTGGACTTGGGGGATTCGAAAAATATTATCCGAAAGAGCTTTCCGGCGGAATGGCTCAGAGGACCGCTATTGCACGGGCTCTTGTAACAGAGCCGGGTACACTGCTGCTGGATGAACCTTTCAGTGCCCTTGATGCTTTTACGAAACTGCAGCTTCAGGAATTGCTTCTGCAGATCTGGCAGGACAGAAAGCCAACGATGATTATCGTGACCCACGACATAGATGAAGCCCTCACCCTCTGTGACCGGATTGTTTTATTAAAAGGGCAACCCGGTAAGGTGTACAAAAACATTGAAATTACGAAAGCAAGACCACGGGCCAAAGGAGATCCCGAGCTTGCGAGACTAAAAGAGAGCATTCTCGAATCATTGGAGGAGAAGCGGACAGTGAAAGGAGCTTAG
- a CDS encoding ABC transporter permease yields the protein MISLSLLLPFLLVTGWETAVRFGWTDSHLLPAPSAILQTIWAMGADGSLWQHTGITLYRIFWGFIWGTIIAVVLGSIVGMSRKAETFFDPTIQAIRAIPSLAWVPLFILWLGIGEGAKITLIAVGVFFPVYLNTIGGIQSVDRKLIEVGRVYGLSTFALVKRIILPASLPSFLVGLRSGLGLGWMFVVAAELMGASEGLGYLLVMGQNTLRPDTILASIILFAILGKITDTFLKKLQKRALHWQDKVIQK from the coding sequence ATGATCAGCCTCTCATTGCTTCTCCCGTTCTTGCTTGTAACGGGGTGGGAGACGGCGGTCAGATTTGGGTGGACAGATTCCCACCTCCTGCCGGCTCCATCAGCAATCTTACAGACGATCTGGGCTATGGGGGCGGACGGCTCCCTCTGGCAGCATACAGGAATCACCCTATACCGGATTTTCTGGGGCTTTATATGGGGAACGATCATCGCTGTTGTTCTCGGCTCCATAGTAGGTATGTCCAGAAAAGCAGAAACGTTTTTTGATCCGACGATACAGGCCATCAGAGCTATTCCTTCCCTTGCCTGGGTTCCTCTCTTTATTTTATGGCTCGGAATCGGGGAAGGAGCTAAAATCACCTTGATTGCAGTCGGGGTATTCTTCCCCGTTTACTTGAATACAATAGGCGGCATTCAAAGCGTGGACAGAAAACTGATTGAAGTGGGAAGAGTATATGGCCTTTCAACCTTTGCTCTAGTAAAACGGATCATTCTTCCTGCGTCCCTTCCTTCCTTTTTAGTGGGATTAAGAAGTGGTCTCGGTCTCGGATGGATGTTCGTGGTAGCAGCAGAACTAATGGGGGCAAGTGAGGGGCTGGGATACCTTCTTGTAATGGGGCAGAATACGCTTCGTCCCGATACAATTCTGGCTAGCATTATTCTGTTTGCAATTCTCGGTAAAATAACAGACACCTTTTTGAAGAAACTGCAGAAAAGAGCCCTGCACTGGCAGGATAAAGTGATTCAGAAATAG
- a CDS encoding aliphatic sulfonate ABC transporter substrate-binding protein → MTSLRKTLTVLFSIFTLTIFSACASTSDADSESPYPDEISLDYAYYSPTSLVLKEFGWLEEAFEEEGTDIEFVFSQGSNRSLEFLTGGSIDFGSTAGAAALMAKSNNAPIKNVYIFSQPEWTALVANESSGIESVEDLEGKRIAATLGTDPYIFLIRTLREHGLSANDVEIVNLQHSDGANALASGQVDAWAGLDPHMARQELETEAELLYRNESFNTYGFLNVREDFAEQYPEAVEKVIEVYEKARKWVLENPEETVEIMAREAQIDEEVAALQLERNTFDNPQPGEEHIKSLTEAGRVLQDAEVLEGNHDIEELVNELIDPEFAEKVIED, encoded by the coding sequence ATGACTTCATTAAGAAAAACATTAACCGTATTGTTCTCTATTTTTACATTAACCATCTTCAGTGCTTGTGCTTCAACCTCTGATGCAGATTCTGAATCTCCATATCCTGATGAGATTTCACTCGACTACGCCTACTATTCACCAACAAGCCTGGTGCTGAAAGAGTTCGGATGGCTTGAAGAAGCATTTGAAGAAGAAGGAACAGACATTGAGTTTGTGTTCAGTCAGGGAAGCAACCGCTCCCTCGAATTTCTGACCGGAGGAAGCATTGATTTCGGCTCCACAGCAGGAGCGGCAGCTCTTATGGCAAAAAGCAATAATGCACCGATAAAAAATGTGTATATTTTTTCACAGCCGGAATGGACGGCACTCGTTGCCAATGAAAGCTCGGGAATTGAAAGTGTTGAAGATTTAGAAGGAAAAAGAATTGCAGCTACATTGGGAACTGACCCTTATATCTTTTTAATACGCACACTCAGGGAGCACGGCTTATCAGCAAACGATGTGGAAATTGTGAACCTTCAGCACAGTGACGGGGCGAATGCTCTGGCAAGCGGACAGGTGGATGCATGGGCCGGACTTGATCCTCATATGGCGAGACAGGAGCTTGAAACGGAAGCAGAACTTCTCTACAGAAATGAATCATTTAACACATACGGTTTTCTTAATGTAAGAGAGGATTTCGCCGAACAGTATCCTGAAGCAGTGGAAAAAGTGATCGAGGTCTATGAAAAAGCCCGCAAATGGGTACTGGAAAACCCTGAAGAAACTGTGGAAATCATGGCGAGAGAAGCTCAGATTGATGAAGAAGTCGCAGCACTTCAGCTTGAACGGAATACATTCGACAACCCGCAGCCTGGCGAGGAGCATATCAAAAGCCTGACAGAAGCAGGCAGGGTGCTGCAGGATGCAGAAGTGCTCGAAGGAAATCACGACATAGAAGAGCTTGTTAATGAACTGATTGATCCGGAGTTTGCAGAGAAAGTAATAGAAGATTAA